In Streptomyces sp. NBC_00306, a single genomic region encodes these proteins:
- a CDS encoding VOC family protein — protein sequence MLTTRFVTGSPNWLDLGTPDIEAATAFYGGLFGWTFRSAGPEAGGYGMFQLDGKTAAGGMQVPLEQSPPGWTVYFQTPDADATARAVQQNGGSVMFEPMDVFDLGRMVVFTDPSGVGFAAWQPGRNKGLDVVNDPGSLCWLELNTTAPDAALGFYDKVFGWETTSMPFPDGSGMYTMINPAGEGAEAMFGGLVPVPADAPETEGPYWLPYFEVEDCDAAVAKAERLGGRVTMPVVEAEGVGRFASLTDPAGARFALMQAAAQE from the coding sequence ATGCTCACCACCCGTTTCGTCACAGGCTCCCCGAACTGGCTCGACCTCGGCACCCCGGACATCGAGGCGGCGACCGCGTTCTACGGCGGCCTGTTCGGATGGACCTTCCGGTCGGCGGGTCCCGAGGCCGGCGGTTACGGAATGTTCCAGCTGGACGGCAAGACCGCGGCCGGCGGCATGCAGGTCCCCCTGGAGCAGAGCCCGCCCGGCTGGACGGTCTATTTCCAGACGCCCGACGCGGACGCCACCGCGCGGGCGGTGCAGCAGAACGGCGGCTCGGTGATGTTCGAGCCGATGGACGTCTTCGACCTCGGCCGCATGGTGGTCTTCACCGACCCGTCGGGCGTCGGGTTCGCCGCCTGGCAGCCCGGCCGGAACAAGGGCCTGGACGTGGTGAACGACCCCGGCTCGCTGTGCTGGCTCGAACTCAACACCACCGCCCCGGACGCGGCCCTCGGCTTCTACGACAAGGTCTTCGGCTGGGAGACCACGTCGATGCCGTTCCCCGACGGCAGCGGCATGTACACCATGATCAACCCGGCGGGCGAGGGCGCGGAAGCGATGTTCGGCGGCCTGGTCCCGGTCCCGGCGGACGCCCCGGAGACGGAGGGCCCGTACTGGCTCCCGTACTTCGAGGTCGAGGACTGCGACGCGGCGGTGGCGAAGGCGGAACGACTGGGCGGCCGGGTCACGATGCCGGTGGTCGAAGCGGAGGGAGTGGGCCGCTTCGCGAGCCTGACGGACCCGGCGGGCGCGAGGTTCGCGCTGATGCAGGCGGCGGCGCAGGAGTAG
- a CDS encoding WhiB family transcriptional regulator, which translates to MPINTITDDELSWQETALCAQTGPDFFFPAPGSSTREAKQLCRACEGRVACLEYALAHDEKFGVWGGLSEKERYRLKRSRG; encoded by the coding sequence ATGCCGATCAACACCATCACCGATGACGAACTCTCCTGGCAGGAGACAGCACTCTGCGCGCAGACGGGCCCGGACTTCTTCTTCCCGGCCCCGGGCTCGTCGACGCGAGAGGCGAAACAGCTGTGCAGGGCGTGTGAGGGCCGGGTGGCGTGCCTGGAGTACGCGCTGGCGCATGACGAGAAGTTCGGGGTGTGGGGTGGGCTGTCGGAGAAGGAGCGGTACCGGTTGAAGCGGAGCCGGGGCTAG